The Papaver somniferum cultivar HN1 chromosome 3, ASM357369v1, whole genome shotgun sequence genome includes a region encoding these proteins:
- the LOC113361042 gene encoding monothiol glutaredoxin-S3-like, whose product MERVTRLVSQRAVVIFSKSTCCMSHTIKTLFYDLGVNPTVHELDEEPRAGKEIEKALIRLGCSPSVPAVFIGGELIGGANEVMTLHLSSSLVPLLKQAGAIWL is encoded by the coding sequence ATGGAGAGAGTAACAAGATTGGTATCACAAAGAGCTGTAGTGATCTTTAGCAAGAGTACATGCTGTATGAGTCATACTATTAAGACCCTTTTCTATGATCTCGGTGTAAACCCAACAGTTCATGAACTCGATGAAGAACCCAGAGCAGGAAAAGAAATCGAGAAAGCACTTATAAGGTTGGGATGTAGTCCTTCGGTACCTGCAGTATTTATCGGTGGTGAGCTAATTGGTGGAGCCAATGAAGTTATGACTCTTCATCTCAGTAGCTCTCTCGTTCCATTACTAAAGCAAGCAGGAGCTATTTGGCTTTGA